A DNA window from Nitrospira sp. contains the following coding sequences:
- a CDS encoding Putative Histidine kinase (Evidence 3 : Putative function from multiple computational evidences; MaGe:77310833) has product MRVDTSTPSQEHTLYLVRLAMAWTRALQCHHRATTARGSLLPSYFVEDTQGRVDVRPAPADADPIELMQYMPPEQIGKLPLIDVRSDLYSLGAMFYSFWAHTPPFPSDNPLSLAHCHLAIVPEPLALKTTIPQPLSALVDRLLAKLPEARYASTEGLLHDLRECERHLLATGSIPPFELGGAERGAQFLIPAKLYGRDQDVADLEQIYRRAVNGEIVLCLVSGYSGIGKSSLVQALRPHVLATGGDIVEGKYDQYQRAMPYSAIIEAFRGLLRRLHSRTQEEIARSREQILALVGDSGSVLTNVLPELSQIIGLQPPVPELTGAAAQTRFNTLFTSLLKEFASPTHPLVLFLDDLQWADSSSLTLIHTFVQEGVGAHLLLIGAYRDNEVGPTHQLTALIASLRTDQALLAEFVVQPLREIDISHMIADSLYRLSEPERLARYVMDQTHGNPFFTRQFLANMVRQQELTYDRAATCWQWHTRQDPAETHGDVIQLMHSRLSLHTPLTRQLMKAAACLGKHFQLPILAHMLRLADAAALTALAPVLREELILPVDNAPHAYEFRFAHDRVQQAAYTLPEGPSVHQLHLTAGLSLRALTPPEGIPATVFRIVDQFNLALSLITDPSLRIEIARLNLLAAERAHTAMAYTNAQKYLSMAVTFLPADPWDSHYALAYQIHLALAENTSVLSEDDAFQKEIALLLAQAATPLDRLRVRIRQTIHVCQSSQMQAGLSIGCQALAEVGLALPPPQDLPAIQTRFDLEMATLQRQVPLEQLRERLVALPAATDPMAEHIHRLIGAMGDAATIMNTPLLSLLAAIGTNISLQYGHTLLSPLMYTLLGQGLIANRAAYGEARQLAELATELWEQRGQDGWVYGRMRVHQIWFVLHWSQHNEGLLELSEDALEITKKAHDPIYGGYLLNVMVIIRASLGASTQDILDAHQRVVHHCQPFPAMEVIVGFTQCYAAMAAALRGETASLTSLDGAHVTDDVFLARYQALPMVLGLRQGARVPLLGLAGRWTEVLAAVDAPEIAASPPFIPHRLLQFWRGLACASLETLADGESRTSYRNGLMQAIATLETHAAITAENIAHRLQFLRTELERLHGHIDAATHGYRQAITLAGRGGFLIDEAYFCERLADWLAQQNQPLPLRIRVLHEARSGYLQAQAYALLQRVDQKLQDLGVDPQAPDDGPVMDLIDSQAMWRVLRVLNQQPDLAQLLPILLRLIIEFSGADRGAILLREHDQLTIDYARGLAHINRLPATLAHYVFNSGDTVALDIPDRQLMHTSPVASHDFGDLSTVRAASVLCMPIDHRHHNKRALYLQFSTLTKDRWPARQDVLTWLITQAAIAIDHAEMYTQLEQRVQERTLALLTANDQLRQHESELILGREKAEQVAQANAKLLATMSHEIRTPLAGIIGLADVATLDPTPDRMRDTVHKIQRTSHHLITVLNEILDFSQLESGKAMITPVAFSLDHVFRVLKDMALDRTSDKGLELVWQIDPDVPRRLIGDSMRISQALLNYLNNALRHTNQGEIVIRVSVERRQADRILLRWAVRDTGSGIDPAQQERLFHAYAQEPCTPHLIGTTGLGLVISKQYAALMGGTVGLQSAPGQGSTFWLTTACGIGDSHADSHLLTTIQGRSILLLEPHRATRESLASNLRAWNLQVIEAASGQAAMAALSARRPQGGQSVDLAILSTHLPDMAAMELVAWGAQTGDLTEDRIIWLQSPLADSSAIAKNLAPFILGKPVLAFDLLNAMTHRLGHTVPTRYMKNPTPATAALHALAPFHGAHILVTDDTAMNREVAISLLEMAGLRADAAEHGAQAVAAIMKAAAAHDPYAAVLMDWQMPVMDGPTAAMQIRDHADWGQLPIIALTAYALPETLQHCTNAGMNDLITKPFSPEQLWATLARWLSPNAAAIPATAPASPPVTKQPPDDATLVRALTAIRGLHCLQSTTYIPGKEWLYLQTLVQFVGHYQQSCAALSQATAAGQWSAAAHALHQLGGINSISGATTIAALALTIEQTACQLTDGSPAPMVERAIHHLQEEQDRLIRDIVETLESMRGPEVWQTYARKSSRAKSPSKRI; this is encoded by the coding sequence ATGCGCGTCGATACTTCCACACCTTCTCAGGAACACACCTTATACCTCGTCCGCCTGGCGATGGCTTGGACCCGTGCGCTGCAATGCCACCATAGAGCCACAACCGCACGAGGCTCCTTACTTCCAAGCTATTTTGTCGAAGATACCCAAGGACGAGTCGACGTGCGTCCGGCGCCCGCCGACGCCGATCCCATCGAGCTGATGCAGTATATGCCGCCGGAGCAGATCGGAAAACTGCCGCTGATCGACGTCCGCAGCGATCTCTATTCCCTCGGCGCCATGTTCTATAGCTTCTGGGCGCACACCCCGCCATTCCCCAGCGACAACCCCCTCTCGCTTGCGCATTGCCACCTGGCAATCGTCCCTGAACCGCTCGCGCTGAAAACCACGATCCCCCAACCCCTCAGCGCCCTCGTCGACCGGCTGCTGGCCAAATTGCCGGAGGCCCGCTATGCCTCCACCGAAGGCTTGCTCCACGATTTACGGGAATGCGAGCGACACCTGCTCGCCACCGGCTCGATTCCGCCCTTTGAACTCGGCGGCGCCGAACGCGGCGCCCAATTTCTCATTCCCGCGAAACTCTATGGCCGCGACCAGGACGTCGCGGACCTGGAACAGATTTACCGCCGCGCCGTCAACGGCGAGATTGTGCTGTGCCTCGTGTCCGGCTATTCCGGCATTGGCAAATCCTCGCTTGTCCAAGCCCTACGGCCGCATGTCCTCGCCACCGGCGGCGATATTGTCGAAGGCAAATACGATCAGTATCAGCGCGCCATGCCCTACTCCGCCATCATCGAAGCCTTTCGCGGCCTGCTCCGCCGCCTGCACTCTCGCACGCAGGAAGAAATTGCCCGCAGCCGAGAGCAAATCCTCGCGCTGGTCGGCGATAGCGGCTCGGTGCTCACCAATGTCTTGCCGGAATTGAGCCAGATCATTGGCCTGCAACCGCCCGTGCCTGAGTTGACCGGCGCCGCCGCACAAACCCGGTTCAACACGCTCTTCACCTCGCTGCTCAAGGAATTTGCCAGCCCCACACATCCGCTGGTGCTCTTTCTCGACGACCTCCAATGGGCCGATTCGTCCTCGCTCACGTTAATCCACACGTTTGTGCAGGAAGGCGTGGGCGCGCATCTGCTGCTAATCGGTGCCTACCGTGACAACGAAGTCGGCCCCACGCACCAGTTGACGGCCTTGATCGCCAGTTTGCGCACAGACCAGGCGCTCCTCGCAGAATTTGTCGTCCAGCCCCTGCGCGAAATCGATATCTCGCACATGATCGCCGACTCACTCTACCGGCTCAGCGAGCCCGAGCGGCTGGCGCGCTATGTGATGGACCAAACCCACGGCAACCCCTTTTTTACTCGCCAATTCCTCGCCAATATGGTCCGCCAGCAGGAATTAACGTATGACCGCGCCGCCACCTGCTGGCAGTGGCACACCCGTCAAGATCCGGCTGAGACCCATGGCGACGTCATTCAATTGATGCACAGCCGCCTGAGCCTCCATACCCCACTCACGCGCCAGCTCATGAAAGCCGCCGCCTGCTTAGGCAAGCACTTCCAGCTTCCTATCTTGGCGCACATGCTGCGTCTCGCCGATGCGGCAGCGCTGACCGCGCTGGCGCCAGTCCTGCGCGAAGAACTCATTCTGCCCGTCGATAACGCGCCGCACGCCTATGAGTTTCGTTTTGCACACGACCGCGTGCAACAAGCCGCGTATACGTTGCCGGAGGGACCCTCTGTCCACCAGCTTCACCTGACCGCGGGCCTCAGCCTCCGCGCGCTTACCCCGCCGGAGGGTATTCCCGCCACTGTCTTTCGCATCGTCGACCAATTTAACCTGGCCCTTTCCTTGATCACAGACCCCAGCCTGCGAATAGAGATCGCCCGGCTCAATCTCCTGGCCGCCGAACGCGCCCATACCGCCATGGCCTACACGAACGCGCAAAAATATTTGAGCATGGCCGTCACTTTCCTGCCCGCAGACCCGTGGGATAGCCACTATGCGCTGGCCTATCAGATCCATCTCGCCCTTGCCGAAAACACCTCGGTCTTGAGTGAGGACGACGCCTTCCAGAAAGAGATTGCGCTCTTGCTGGCACAAGCCGCAACTCCACTGGACCGCCTCCGGGTCCGCATTCGCCAAACCATCCATGTCTGCCAATCCAGCCAAATGCAAGCCGGCTTGTCGATTGGCTGCCAAGCCTTGGCCGAAGTGGGTCTCGCATTGCCTCCCCCGCAGGACCTCCCGGCCATTCAGACCAGGTTTGACCTGGAAATGGCCACGCTCCAGCGCCAGGTTCCCCTTGAGCAATTACGCGAACGCCTGGTTGCGCTGCCGGCGGCGACCGATCCCATGGCCGAACACATTCACCGGCTCATCGGCGCCATGGGCGATGCCGCCACGATTATGAACACTCCGCTCCTCAGTCTCTTAGCCGCCATTGGCACCAATATCAGCCTCCAATATGGCCATACCCTGCTCTCGCCTTTGATGTACACCTTATTGGGCCAAGGATTGATCGCCAACCGCGCGGCCTACGGCGAAGCCCGGCAACTCGCAGAACTGGCGACCGAACTCTGGGAACAGCGCGGGCAAGACGGCTGGGTCTATGGCCGCATGCGCGTGCATCAAATCTGGTTCGTGCTCCACTGGAGCCAACACAACGAAGGTCTCCTCGAACTGTCGGAAGACGCGCTGGAGATTACCAAGAAAGCGCACGATCCCATCTATGGGGGCTATCTCCTCAACGTGATGGTTATTATCCGGGCGAGCTTGGGCGCCAGCACGCAAGATATCCTGGACGCTCACCAACGCGTCGTCCACCATTGCCAGCCCTTCCCGGCCATGGAAGTCATCGTGGGGTTCACGCAATGTTATGCCGCCATGGCGGCCGCCTTGCGCGGCGAGACGGCGTCGCTGACCAGTCTCGATGGCGCGCATGTCACGGACGACGTCTTTCTCGCGCGCTACCAAGCCTTGCCCATGGTGTTGGGACTCCGGCAAGGCGCGCGCGTGCCCTTGCTTGGACTCGCCGGCCGCTGGACCGAGGTCTTGGCCGCAGTGGATGCACCGGAAATCGCCGCCTCGCCCCCGTTTATTCCACACCGTCTGCTCCAATTCTGGCGTGGCCTGGCCTGCGCCAGCCTGGAAACACTGGCGGACGGCGAGAGCCGGACCAGCTATCGCAACGGCCTCATGCAAGCCATCGCCACGCTTGAAACGCATGCCGCGATCACCGCTGAAAATATCGCGCATCGCCTTCAGTTCCTGCGAACCGAACTCGAGCGGTTACACGGCCACATCGATGCCGCCACGCACGGGTACCGCCAGGCCATTACACTGGCCGGTCGCGGTGGGTTTCTGATCGACGAAGCCTATTTTTGCGAACGGCTCGCAGACTGGCTCGCACAGCAGAACCAACCACTCCCGTTGCGCATCCGCGTGTTGCACGAAGCCCGCAGCGGCTATCTTCAGGCCCAAGCCTATGCCTTGCTCCAACGCGTCGATCAGAAATTGCAGGATCTGGGTGTGGACCCACAGGCCCCTGACGATGGGCCCGTCATGGATCTCATCGATTCACAAGCCATGTGGCGGGTGCTCCGCGTCTTGAACCAGCAGCCCGACCTTGCGCAACTCTTGCCAATTCTGCTGCGGTTAATCATCGAGTTTTCCGGCGCAGACCGTGGCGCAATTCTCCTACGTGAGCACGATCAGCTGACGATCGACTACGCGCGCGGCCTCGCGCACATCAATCGCCTCCCCGCAACGCTCGCGCACTATGTGTTTAATAGCGGCGACACCGTCGCCCTCGACATTCCCGATCGTCAGCTGATGCACACCTCTCCCGTGGCATCCCACGACTTCGGCGACCTCTCCACCGTACGGGCAGCGTCGGTCTTGTGCATGCCCATCGACCACCGACACCACAATAAACGCGCCCTATATCTTCAATTTTCCACCCTCACCAAAGACCGCTGGCCAGCCCGCCAAGACGTGCTCACCTGGCTGATCACCCAAGCGGCCATCGCCATCGATCACGCCGAAATGTACACCCAGCTCGAACAACGCGTACAGGAGCGAACCCTCGCGCTCCTGACAGCCAACGACCAACTGCGCCAGCACGAGTCGGAGTTGATCCTAGGGCGCGAGAAAGCTGAACAGGTCGCTCAGGCCAACGCCAAACTCCTGGCGACCATGAGCCACGAAATCCGCACCCCGCTCGCCGGCATCATCGGACTCGCCGATGTGGCCACGCTCGATCCCACCCCGGATCGCATGCGAGACACGGTCCACAAAATTCAGCGAACCAGCCACCATCTCATCACCGTACTGAATGAAATCCTCGATTTCTCACAACTGGAATCCGGGAAAGCCATGATCACCCCAGTAGCGTTTTCTCTCGACCACGTTTTCCGCGTGCTGAAGGACATGGCCTTAGACCGCACCTCCGACAAAGGTCTGGAACTCGTCTGGCAAATCGACCCCGATGTACCCCGTCGACTCATCGGCGATTCAATGCGGATTAGCCAAGCCTTGCTCAACTATCTCAATAATGCCTTGCGTCATACTAACCAGGGTGAGATTGTGATTCGGGTCTCCGTTGAGCGCCGGCAGGCCGATCGCATCCTCTTGCGATGGGCCGTGCGCGATACAGGCTCAGGGATCGATCCAGCTCAACAAGAACGTCTCTTCCACGCCTACGCTCAAGAACCATGCACGCCACACCTCATCGGGACTACGGGACTGGGGCTTGTCATTAGTAAACAGTATGCGGCTCTGATGGGAGGCACCGTAGGCCTCCAGAGCGCTCCGGGCCAGGGCTCGACCTTTTGGCTGACCACGGCCTGTGGCATCGGAGATTCCCACGCTGACTCACACCTACTGACCACGATCCAGGGCCGGTCGATTCTGCTCCTAGAACCGCATCGCGCCACTCGTGAATCGCTGGCCAGCAACCTGCGGGCCTGGAATCTCCAGGTTATTGAAGCGGCGTCGGGGCAAGCCGCCATGGCGGCGTTATCGGCTCGTCGACCGCAAGGAGGACAGTCTGTGGACCTCGCGATCCTCTCCACACACCTCCCCGATATGGCCGCCATGGAGCTGGTGGCGTGGGGCGCACAAACTGGAGACCTCACCGAGGACCGCATCATCTGGCTCCAATCGCCCCTGGCAGATTCTTCCGCCATCGCGAAGAATCTTGCTCCGTTCATACTGGGGAAACCCGTCCTGGCGTTCGATCTGCTCAATGCCATGACCCATCGACTCGGCCATACCGTTCCCACGCGTTATATGAAGAACCCTACTCCCGCGACAGCTGCCCTTCACGCCCTAGCTCCATTTCATGGCGCCCACATCCTCGTCACCGACGATACGGCGATGAATCGGGAAGTCGCGATCAGTTTGCTGGAAATGGCCGGATTACGCGCCGACGCCGCCGAGCACGGGGCGCAGGCTGTGGCCGCCATTATGAAGGCGGCCGCCGCTCATGACCCCTACGCCGCCGTACTCATGGACTGGCAAATGCCCGTCATGGATGGCCCCACCGCGGCCATGCAGATTCGCGACCATGCTGACTGGGGACAGCTGCCAATCATCGCACTGACCGCCTATGCCCTTCCGGAAACGCTGCAACACTGTACGAACGCCGGAATGAACGATCTCATTACCAAACCGTTTTCCCCTGAACAGCTCTGGGCAACTCTGGCCCGATGGCTGTCACCAAACGCCGCTGCCATTCCAGCGACCGCGCCGGCCTCGCCGCCTGTCACAAAACAGCCCCCCGACGATGCCACACTCGTGCGCGCCTTAACCGCCATTCGAGGCCTGCATTGCCTACAATCCACGACCTATATTCCAGGCAAAGAATGGCTGTATCTCCAAACCCTTGTGCAATTTGTGGGGCACTACCAACAAAGCTGCGCCGCCTTGAGCCAGGCCACCGCCGCTGGCCAATGGTCCGCCGCTGCACATGCATTACATCAGCTCGGAGGCATCAATTCGATCTCCGGCGCCACGACCATCGCCGCCCTCGCCCTCACGATCGAACAAACCGCGTGTCAGCTTACAGATGGCAGCCCTGCCCCCATGGTCGAAAGAGCCATTCATCACCTCCAAGAAGAGCAAGACCGGCTAATACGAGACATCGTCGAAACGCTCGAATCTATGAGAGGACCAGAGGTCTGGCAGACCTATGCACGCAAGTCGAGTCGGGCAAAGTCCCCTTCGAAGCGCATCTGA
- a CDS encoding hypothetical protein (Evidence 5 : Unknown function; MaGe:77310834), with protein MALVNYSLYEYKYLLLKYIHKF; from the coding sequence TTGGCACTAGTAAACTATTCGCTTTACGAGTATAAATACCTCCTACTGAAATACATTCATAAGTTCTGA
- a CDS encoding hypothetical protein (Evidence 4 : Unknown function but conserved in other organisms; MaGe:77310835), with amino-acid sequence MKISDLLASLAGSAKDLEAQMDEWNKSLSVQGDQALAKVKEWQKTAERRSEEWRTQFNAYANDVDMSLKNQWTELQAGFEKQMVAARKQAEAWRAEADKKDANTKANWYEAYAANMISVARRAEQEAAAAISAAAEARAKAPK; translated from the coding sequence ATGAAAATTTCAGATCTTCTGGCATCACTCGCTGGGAGCGCAAAGGATCTTGAGGCTCAAATGGACGAATGGAACAAGAGCCTTTCGGTCCAGGGTGACCAGGCATTGGCTAAAGTCAAGGAATGGCAAAAGACCGCAGAGCGTCGCAGCGAAGAGTGGAGGACGCAGTTCAACGCTTATGCCAATGACGTCGATATGAGCCTGAAAAACCAATGGACTGAACTTCAAGCGGGATTCGAGAAGCAAATGGTCGCTGCGCGCAAACAGGCTGAGGCCTGGCGTGCCGAGGCCGACAAGAAGGATGCGAACACCAAGGCGAATTGGTATGAGGCCTATGCTGCGAACATGATCTCGGTTGCCAGACGCGCCGAGCAGGAAGCTGCGGCCGCCATTTCCGCAGCAGCCGAAGCCCGGGCGAAAGCTCCCAAGTAA
- a CDS encoding conserved exported protein of unknown function (Evidence 4 : Unknown function but conserved in other organisms; MaGe:77310836): MHLAIPLLLTAFLLFSTSCVELSPKQPADLSSVQQVIVHPREIADVLYNPGMGFADFHFGFDHPPAPGTYPRSTVAYFRWSWADLEPAEGQYDFDRIDHTIEQAKAKGERLAFRVMSEYRSGSPAWLLAKGVPSIEVGGGRFPDYNNPIFLDYHERLIKALGARYGQSPDIDHVDIGSIGCWGEWNMACCQGVERQCKQYFPTEDVQIAITDWYFKYFSQVPLVMLHGGQLRYATERGAGWRGDCFGDYGYFGPDWNHMEQAYAPALQDPVIAAAWTRGPVQFEVCGVMQDWEDKGFDIDRILQQGLDWHVSVLNAKSSPIPTRWQSKVQEFLKKMGYRLVLRTVSHPTEVRVGPIWTLRTEWENIGVAPVYRPWPLAFRLRNASDDVVAQWTSRANVKQWLPGTRYLIEDALRIPAQIASGAYQLDAAILHEAGESALVELAIDGKRADGWYELSTLTINE, from the coding sequence ATGCATCTTGCCATCCCCCTCTTGCTGACTGCCTTCTTGCTATTCAGCACATCGTGCGTTGAGCTGTCCCCAAAACAGCCCGCCGATCTCTCAAGCGTACAGCAGGTCATCGTCCACCCTCGGGAGATTGCAGACGTCCTCTATAACCCGGGAATGGGTTTCGCCGATTTTCACTTCGGGTTCGACCACCCACCCGCGCCAGGCACCTATCCGCGCTCAACCGTGGCGTACTTCCGCTGGTCCTGGGCCGACCTCGAACCGGCGGAAGGTCAGTACGACTTCGATCGGATCGATCACACCATCGAACAGGCCAAGGCCAAAGGAGAGCGGCTCGCGTTCCGCGTCATGTCCGAATATCGTTCCGGTTCTCCGGCCTGGCTGCTGGCGAAAGGCGTTCCCTCGATCGAAGTCGGCGGCGGCCGCTTCCCGGATTACAACAACCCCATCTTTCTCGACTATCATGAACGGCTCATCAAAGCCTTGGGCGCTCGCTATGGCCAATCGCCCGACATCGATCATGTGGACATCGGATCGATCGGATGCTGGGGTGAATGGAATATGGCTTGCTGCCAAGGCGTAGAGCGGCAGTGCAAGCAATATTTCCCCACGGAAGACGTCCAGATCGCGATCACCGATTGGTATTTCAAATACTTTTCGCAGGTCCCGCTCGTCATGTTGCATGGCGGGCAACTCCGCTATGCCACCGAACGTGGGGCGGGATGGCGGGGAGACTGCTTCGGCGACTATGGCTACTTTGGCCCGGACTGGAATCATATGGAGCAGGCCTATGCACCCGCGCTCCAAGACCCAGTGATCGCCGCCGCATGGACACGCGGCCCGGTGCAGTTTGAAGTCTGCGGCGTCATGCAGGATTGGGAAGACAAAGGCTTCGACATCGATCGCATTCTACAACAGGGGCTAGACTGGCATGTCTCCGTCCTGAACGCGAAATCCTCGCCGATACCCACCCGCTGGCAGTCCAAGGTACAAGAATTTCTCAAGAAGATGGGATATCGGCTGGTGCTGCGAACCGTCAGCCACCCAACAGAGGTCAGGGTTGGCCCGATCTGGACCCTTCGGACCGAATGGGAAAATATCGGGGTGGCCCCTGTCTACCGTCCCTGGCCACTTGCGTTCCGATTGAGAAATGCATCCGATGACGTTGTCGCTCAATGGACCAGCCGCGCCAACGTGAAACAATGGCTTCCCGGCACGCGCTACCTCATTGAGGATGCCCTGCGAATCCCTGCCCAAATCGCATCAGGAGCCTACCAGCTGGATGCTGCCATACTCCATGAAGCCGGCGAATCGGCGCTCGTTGAACTCGCAATCGACGGCAAACGCGCGGACGGCTGGTACGAACTCTCCACGCTCACCATCAATGAATAG
- a CDS encoding Heme exporter protein CcmD (MaGe:77310840), with protein sequence MQWGSLNEFLAMGGYGAYVWPSFGVTALGMIWEVLLLRRRHAAVRAALNRPDAAVGVAS encoded by the coding sequence ATGCAGTGGGGCAGTCTCAATGAGTTTCTTGCGATGGGCGGCTATGGGGCCTATGTCTGGCCGTCGTTCGGGGTGACGGCGCTCGGCATGATCTGGGAAGTGCTGCTGCTCCGCCGCCGGCATGCGGCGGTCCGCGCCGCACTGAATCGACCGGACGCGGCCGTGGGTGTGGCATCATGA